A DNA window from Aspergillus nidulans FGSC A4 chromosome V contains the following coding sequences:
- a CDS encoding YdiU domain protein (transcript_id=CADANIAT00003094), producing the protein MSFRAAFSQSQILRSRLGKMASQFSKADMGAGLSLAELPKSNVFTSKLPPDPAFDTPEASHKAQRERLYPRTVKGAAFTFVRPETTEDPELLGVSPRAMKDLGLKPGEENTAQFKAVVAGNEFYWDEENGGVYPWAQCYGVVLAFRHEGTEAEHQQRAISLFESTNPSTNVRYEVQLKGAGRTPYSRFADGKAVLRSSIHVVAISNTCIFGTFDLPHSRGDRNMVRKLATYVAEDVFNGWESLPGAVSVGKDQQADSVEDPPRGLLGDKIQDHHGVEENRFARLYREIARRNAKTVAAWQAYGFMNGVLNTDNTSVYGLSLDYGPFAFMDNFDPQYTPNHDDHMLRYSYKNQPSVIWWNLVRLGECLGELIGAGPQVDDENFVKQGVTEDAAPALIKRAETIIERTGDEYRTVFLNQYKCLMSKRLGLRTQKESDFQELYSELLDTLEALELDFNHFFRRLSSVPIVDLETEAGRKDIAHIFFHIEGHGGIGYTEDSARERIAKWLDRWRQRVLEDWGTEADADIKRQEAMKKVNPKFVPRGWILEEVIERVERRGDRDILGRVMNMALNPFNEEWGLNREEEERFCGDVPRFQRAMMCSCSS; encoded by the exons ATGTCTTTTCGTGCCGCATTCTCACAGTCGCAAATCCTCCGGAGCCGTCTGGGTAAAATGGCTTCCCAATTCTCCAAAGCAGACATGGGTGCTGGTCTTTCACTGGCGGAGCTCCCCAAATCAAATGTGTTCACGTCCAAACTTCCCCCCGATCCAGCCTTTGACACGCCTGAAGCATCTCACAAAGCGCAAAGGGAGAGACTCTACCCGCGGACAGTGAAAGGTGCGGCTTTCACCTTCGTCCGCCCTGAAACAACCGAGGATCCCGAGCTTTTGGGAGTCAGCCCCAGGGCGATGAAAGATCTCGGACTGaaacctggagaagaaaacaCGGCGCAGTTCAAGGCAGTAGTTGCGGGAAATGAGTTTTACTGGGACGAAGAGAATGGAGGCGTTTATCCTTGGGCGCAATGCTATGGAG TT GTTTTAGCCTTCAGACACGAAGGAACAGAAGCTGAACATCAGCAGCGCGCGATCAGCCTCTTTGAGAGCACCAACCCAAGCACGAATGTCCGCTACGAAGTCCAGCTCAAGGGTGCTGGAAGGACGCCGTACTCCCGTTTCGCAGACGGGAAGGCTGTGCTACGGTCTAGCATTC ATGTAGTTGCAATAAGTAACACGTGCAT ATTCGGGACATTCGACCTACCACACTCGCGCGGTGACCGGAACATGGTCAGGAAGTTAGCAACGTACGTTGCCGAAGATGTGTTTAATGGATGGGAATCACTACCAGGCGCAGTATCAGTAGGTAAGGACCAGCAGGCTGACTCAGTCGAAGATCCTCCCAGGGGTCTTCTTGGGGACAAAATTCAGGACCACCATGGTGTGGAAGAGAACCGATTTGCTAGGCTTTATCGGGAGATTGCCCGTCGCAATGCAAAAACCGTGGCCGCATGGCAGGCATATGGCTTCATGAACGGAGTCCTTAACACAGACAACACATCAGTCTATGGACTTTCACTCGATTACGGGCCCTTTGCTTTTATGGATAACTTCGATCCACAGTACACCCCTAATCACGACGACCACATGCTGAGATACTCCTACAAGAACCAGCCATCGGTCATCTGGTGGAACTTAGTCAGGCTGGGCGAATGCCTTGGAGAACTTATCGGCGCCGGGCCCCAGGTTGACGACGAAAATTTTGTGAAGCAAGGAGTAACAGAAGATGCTGCGCCAGCCCTTATCAAGCGAGCAGAAACCATCATCGAGCGTACTGGCGACGAGTACAGAACTGTCTTCCTTAATCAGTACAAATGCCTAATGAGCAAGCGACTCGGCCTACGGACTCAGAAGGAGTCAGACTTCCAGGAACTATATTCCGAGCTTCTAGACACTTTAGAAGCGTTAGAGCTAGACTTCAACCACTTCTTTCGGCGCCTGTCTAGCGTTCCTATCGTTGATCTCGAAACAGAAGCAGGAAGGAAGGATATAGCGCACATATTCTTCCACATTGAAGGCCATGGCGGTATAGGATACACGGAGGACTCCGCGCGAGAGCGCATTGCCAAATGGCTGGACAGGTGGCGCCAGCGTGTGCTCGAAGATTGGGGCACTGAAGCCGACGCCGACATCAAACGCCAGGAAGCTATGAAAAAGGTTAATCCGAAG TTTGTTCCCCGCGGTTGGATTCTCGAGGAAGTGATTGAGCGCGTTGAACGCCGTGGAGACAGAGATATTCTCGGAAGGGTGATGAATATGGCGCTCAACCCATTTAATGAGGAATGGGGCTTGAAtagggaagaggaggaacgtTTCTGTGGAGACGTACCAAGATTCCAAAGAGCTATGATGTGTAGCTGCAGCTCATAG